Proteins from a single region of Drosophila biarmipes strain raj3 chromosome 3R, RU_DBia_V1.1, whole genome shotgun sequence:
- the LOC108032239 gene encoding peptide tarsal-less AA, whose product MLDPTGTYRRPREESRQKRRQDCLDPTGQY is encoded by the coding sequence ATGCTGGACCCCACCGGCACCTATCGGCGACCCCGCGAGGAGAGCCGCCAAAAGAGGCGACAGGACTGCCTGGACCCCACCGGGCAGTACTGA